In the genome of Arachis stenosperma cultivar V10309 chromosome 6, arast.V10309.gnm1.PFL2, whole genome shotgun sequence, the window aATGACACCTAGAGAGACAAgacttttttgttgttgttgttgttgttgttttttagGATATTAACTTATTATGGAGCACCATCCAAAAGAGTCTTAACTCGTAAGCATGGACAAAAGAGACAGGTTAGTTAAAAGGGAACTGAGTAGAAGAATGGTAGTTTGTTCGAGGAAGGTGCTTCTCTCTGGAAATATCTCCGCGTACTACATTCAACAATTCAAGTTACACCTTCCATTCAAACCCAAAAAAATCCAATTCCAGCCcaaaccaagaaaaattatataaaacaaAGGAACAACCCACATTCCCAACGCTAATAATAATctccaacaaaaaaaaaaaaaaagaagaaagaaacatGCATCGAAAGGAAGCTGTTCCAACCATGGAGCTGAAACTAATCTCTTGCAACGATCTAAAGGCATTCAACTTCTTCCAGAAACTCACCCTATACGCCGTCGTTTGGATCGAGAGCGACGACCCCAACAGGACCCTCAAAGAAAGCCAGAGTCAACAGCAGCGGACTAGAACCGACAGAGAAGCCGATGGCGACGGAGCTAACCCGGAGTGGCACCACGACGCCATCTTCGACCTGGCGTGGATTACGCCCTCGCTTCTAGAAGGTTCCGAGGGCCTCTTCTTCCGCTTCGAGTTCCGCCACGACGGTACTCTCCTCGGCGACAAGCTTATCGGTGAATGCCGCGTCCCCGTGGCTGATCTCGTCCGCGACGCCGCCAAATCTGACGCGGCGAGCTCTGTTAGCTACCAGGTTCGGTCCGGCGAGGGAAAACCTAACGGGATCTTCAATTTTTCGTATCGATTGAAAGGGACTGGGGATAGGTATGAGTCGTCACAGATTTTGGATGGGAGAATTTCTGGTTACCCTGTGTTGGATCCACAGGATTTTAATCCCAACCATTCGTTGGTGCAGTATCCTCCGATGACGACAACGACGACGGCGATTGGGAGCGCGTGTTGCTATCCGACGGTGGGTTCGGGAGGGGCCTATTCTCCGTCTGCGGCGGTGGGGTCCCCGGTTTCGCCCTTTGGAAAGTTTGATAATTCTCATCCGCCGTTTTTTCCGCCACAGGTTCCATCGTACGGGGGGTGCGCTTGTAACTATCCGCCACCTCCGCCTCCGCCTATGCCGCCGTATCCGTATCCGTATCCGCCTCCGGTAGCGCACGGAGGATCCTATTACCCGCCCGTTGAGCATGTGGTCCATCATCCTCATCCGTGGGCTTCCTCAGGCCCAAGTTTCGAAAACAGGTGGTAAGGAAAATGGGCCGGAATAATAGTGGGCCGAAGTGTGTGTATAGTTTTTGTATCCATTTTTTTGGCGATACTAAGATTTGATGATATTTGgaagttagattttattttttttttgtttttttaggGGTAAAAAAGATAGATTAaccaaaataaaagatattCATGTAGACTCTGGGCTGTTTATATTTGGTATATAACCTTGGTTGGTTGGTAAGAATTCTAAGGTTAATTTATGCTTTCTAATTTCTACAAAAAATGCTAtttaaaatgttatttgtaCATTAATTTCAGTCGCAGTATAAAAATATGGTAAAATAGTG includes:
- the LOC130933401 gene encoding protein SRC2-like codes for the protein MHRKEAVPTMELKLISCNDLKAFNFFQKLTLYAVVWIESDDPNRTLKESQSQQQRTRTDREADGDGANPEWHHDAIFDLAWITPSLLEGSEGLFFRFEFRHDGTLLGDKLIGECRVPVADLVRDAAKSDAASSVSYQVRSGEGKPNGIFNFSYRLKGTGDRYESSQILDGRISGYPVLDPQDFNPNHSLVQYPPMTTTTTAIGSACCYPTVGSGGAYSPSAAVGSPVSPFGKFDNSHPPFFPPQVPSYGGCACNYPPPPPPPMPPYPYPYPPPVAHGGSYYPPVEHVVHHPHPWASSGPSFENRW